CCCCCTCCCCCATGGTTGCCCTCCGCAGACCCACCAGCTCCACCAGCTTCTCACTGGCACCGCTGAGGCCCAGGGTACCCGGCTGGTACCTGAGAACAAATACACATAAAGAGTCAACCCTACGTTGACTGAGAACTCTTTTTAGCCAAGATCCTCTGCACTAACCTGAGGATAAGCACACACACTGCCACTAGTGTGTATGCCAGGAGAGTTCCTATCGACATCAGGTCTACCAGGGCTGCCAGATCAAACAGGAATGCCATCAGGGCTGCAGAGAGAAATAATCAATTTCAAGTCTAAGAAACATAGAGTAGCTGCTAAACAGTTGACAGAAAACTAAGTGTTGGTGCACAGTAAAGCAAGGGCTAAGCTTACCTGCTACAATACCCGACACGATGGTGGCTAACAGGGGCGTCTTGGTTTTTATGTTCATCTTTGAGAGGAAGCGGAAGAGCAGGCCGTCCTCAGCCATGGCATAGATTACACGGGGCATGGGGAACATTGAGCCCAGTAAACTggacagagaaaagacagagggACTCAGACACAGGCAAAGTCATCGCCATCACACTGACTGGCCATCAACATTGAACACAAGAAACAAAAAAAGTTTGGTTCATATATTCCACGTCATAATTGGTTATTTGCAGACAAATAATGAACAACAAAAAGGAACTGAAAGCACAGCATATGATAAGAAACATCTGTTCAGACACAAAAATAAATGAACTAAAAATAGCCTGCCATCTGGGTGCCTTTCTACCTTTGCACACAAGGCCATGAGAAGTCTCTATGGGAAACTGTCTGTGCCAGTCACCTGGTGGAGAGGGCACAGAGGGAGCCCACAGCCACGATGTAGCGGGCAGGGTCCCAGTGCACATAACTGAAGGCCTCTGGCAGTGGGCTCTCTCTGTTCAGCAGGTAGTAGGGCATCATAAGGGTGAGAGCCGCAGACACCCCGAAGTAGGCAAAGAAACAGATGAGCAGAGAAGCCACGATACCGATGGGGATAGAACGCATAGGGTTcttggcctcttcacctgtgtcGATAGAGATGGTTTAAATTTGAGTCGTCAACCACAGAAAAAAAATACTCTGGTGTCAAGAGACAAGAAGAAATGGCCTACTTGTTGTTGCGATGCAGTCGAACCCCACAAAGGCATAGAAGCAGGTTGCTGCCCCAGACAGGACTCCACTGAAGCCAAATGGAGCAAAACCCCCGGTGCCAAACTTCTCTTTAATTATCCTGGACAAAGATAGAGAACTTGAAAATACAGAAAAATGCCCAAGAGAAAGAGTAATCGTTTCATATTTAGTCTTCAAGAAGAGAACTGCTACCTACCCCTGATGGCTGCAAAAGCTTTGATCTATTTTTGCAAACAGACTTTCGTACCCTCTCAATTACTGCATAGGGCTTATTTTAAAACACCACCATTCCTGCCTAATAAAGTACTCTTTCTGAGCTCCCCTGCCCGTCTTGTCTTTGGTGACTCACTCTGGATCAGTGATGTTGGTTGTGTTGACAAAGTCCTCCACAGTGAGGTTCCAGTTGGTACGGTCTCCCTTCACCAGGCCTGAGATGATGACGAAGCCCAGCACCACCAGGTTGACCCCCGTGAAGATCTTGTTCACCAGGGCCGACTCACTCACGCCAAACGCCAGCAGGCCTGTGTGGGTGTTAGCAAAGTGTCAGAGCCACAGATGTGGGCAGCGACCAAGCGCGGCCAATCATAATGCTGCACTGAATGGGCACTCTGTCCTTGCTCTAGGGCAGCAATGAAGAGGCAGCCATAGAAACCTCTCTTTAGTAGCTGTAGTTTCGCAGAGGTTGTCAATAATGCTTTCAAATGTGTTTTGAGTTATGTTAATGAGATGTGAGCCACACCAGTGAGCAGCAAGATCAGGATGAAGGCGAAGAGGTCTGGGTATTCAGCAAGAATCTTCCCAGGGACCTTGATGGACATGGAGGCTCTGAAGAAGTCTGAGATCTTCTGTTCAACCAGGTTGTCAAAGGTGGAGCTCCAGGCCCGAGCAACACTGGCTGTGCCTGAAAGGGGGGAGAGACTTACAATGAGAGGTTGGAGTCATACATTCAAGGGCTCTTCTGTCATGAGGCAATCCTTCTGAAGGACCAGGCACTTGTTCTGTCTGTAAAACCTCTTCAGCTCACGTACTCGTCAGAATCTTAATCATTCAGTCTAATTATTCAGCTACTCATAATTGCTGATTATCTCAAATGACTGGCTGGGTATAGCAGTAATATCACTGCAGTTTAAGCAGCTTGGAGTTGTGTGCAGTCACATAGATTTATGTTATCCTTGCACCTCATATCCTGCTTTTACCTTTAAAAACATGTTTCTTGCAACTTtacataaaaaaaaatcaaacattTCCTGACCATTTTTTGAAATCACTTTGGTTGTTAATTTCAAAATCACTAATTTTTACTAACCCACTTCTGACTTACCTATGACATAGGAGAGGATGAGGTTCCAGCCAGTGATGAAGGCCCAGATTTCCCCCACAGTCACATAGCTGTACATGTAGGCTGAACCAGTCTTGGGCACACGAGCACCAAACTCAGCATAACACAGACCAGCAAGGA
This window of the Oncorhynchus keta strain PuntledgeMale-10-30-2019 chromosome 4, Oket_V2, whole genome shotgun sequence genome carries:
- the LOC118377589 gene encoding cationic amino acid transporter 3-like; this translates as MAEKLASFGKMLLRRRALDCNQEESHFARCLTTLDLIALGVGATLGAGVYVLAGEVAREKAGPAIVLCFLIAALSSVLAGLCYAEFGARVPKTGSAYMYSYVTVGEIWAFITGWNLILSYVIGTASVARAWSSTFDNLVEQKISDFFRASMSIKVPGKILAEYPDLFAFILILLLTGLLAFGVSESALVNKIFTGVNLVVLGFVIISGLVKGDRTNWNLTVEDFVNTTNITDPEIIKEKFGTGGFAPFGFSGVLSGAATCFYAFVGFDCIATTSEEAKNPMRSIPIGIVASLLICFFAYFGVSAALTLMMPYYLLNRESPLPEAFSYVHWDPARYIVAVGSLCALSTSLLGSMFPMPRVIYAMAEDGLLFRFLSKMNIKTKTPLLATIVSGIVAALMAFLFDLAALVDLMSIGTLLAYTLVAVCVLILRYQPGTLGLSGASEKLVELVGLRRATMGEGDSGDEFDQEGEGETRPLRERFTLKMLLVPSCDVPTKTSGLIVYITTAVISVVFTLLCVVLAVWGAEVVSGHPLWVTICAILAFFAFLCVAIIWRQPPSRQALTFKVPLLPVLPLVSIFVNIYLMMQLDGPTWCRFAVWMTIGFLIYFGYGIKNSSEASPNRGKFETVLRSKSPIYLAEDDSEVEGMTP